AGGGGCTACGTTCATCCTAGCTATTTAGAAGATGGGCACGGATTTTCATTTGTATCATCTCTATTGATGTTCTTTATATAATAAAAAATTCCACTATTGAGAAAAACATAGACCGACAAACTAAAGAAGTAATTACGATGCGTCGTGATCCCATGCAACTCAGTCATATCAAGCTCTTTAAGCTCCCTGCCACCAACAAGCTTCGAGTTAAAGTCCCAATGAAAGCTCGCAAGGGCTATCTCAATGTTGGACACCCTAAACCTCATACCGAGGGATATTCAACGTCCAACGCCTCCAGGAAGAAATTGAACCACCAGTCAAGGATGGATGATGTATAGTCTTTTGATTAAATGTCAAGGCACATCGGCGAGTTATCATTGGGCTTGGTTATTTTTCTTTTTTACACGCGTGTATATTAGTGTTTTTTAGGATAACACTTGTATATTGTTTTTTTTTAGACAGTGTATATTAGTTTTTTTTAGTGTTTGCTATGTGCAGCAGAGGCCTGCAAGTATTTCGAGCCGGCCCAAGCCCAACCGCATCACTCTTCTAACCCCTAATTTCTCCACACCCCCACCCCACTGCCCGAGCTATCCAGCCGCCGCTCCTCTCCACCATTTCTCCCCCAAATCCACGTCTTCGTCGCCGCCATTAGCCTCTTCCTCGGTCACCCGAAGCGCAGATCCCCACCACACGGCGAGGCGGTGGCAgtcggcggcgtggtcggggtcTTTGTCGAGGACGGCGGCATCGGTGGCGCGGCCATGGAGCAGGAGGTCGCTGGTGGATCCATCACGGCGGAATGGGCGTCGCTTCAGCGGGACCTCGTCCAACTCGTTGCCGACTGCGTCCTCTCCACCAGCGGCGTGGACGGGTACGTGGCCATGAGGGCCGTCTGCCCCAGCTGGCGCTCTGCCGTCGCCAAGCCATCTCCGCACGCCGCGGTCGCCGATCCCCGTTTCCGCCCGCGCCAGTGGGTCGTGCTCCACGGGGCGGACGACGAGCAAGGCCGGCCCCTCTTCCTCGATGTCTCCACGGGTCGCTTCCGCCGCCTGCGCCGCCCGGTGCTCGGTGACTACATCCTCGTCGGTGCATCCGACGGTCTCCTGGTCCTCGGGGACAGGGAGCGCCCGCATGCCGCTCGTCTCCTCAACCCATTGACTGGTGACATGCTTCCCTTTGCAGCGCCGATACCTCCGGAAGATTGGGTGAACACTGCAATCGTTGGCTCTGAACCAACGATTATCTTCGCTTTCGAACCGGAACAGAGCGAGTACCAAGATATCCCGGCTTATTGTTCTTTGCAGCAAGGCAGTGACGCCGTTTACTCTGCTGATCCTACGGGCCAGCTCCGTGCAGTGAAGTTCCATGATGCTGCTTACGACAAGGAAAACTTGCTCTACCTTCAGAGCATGGTCACCCATGCAGGCAATGTTTACGTGCTCATTTGTGGAGGAACTTTGTGCAAGGTTGTTTGAACCGGTGGCCACTGGTATGCAGAGCTGATAATGGAGATTGACATGCCCAAGCACTGCTACACTGGTTGTCTCGTGGAATTTGCCGGTAAACTGCTGCTTGTTAATGATAAAGTCGAAACAATTGAACTTCTCTGCGTGGATGTCAACCGCAAGGTACTTGAACCAATCCAAAGTATCGGCAGATGCGCTCTCTTCCTAAGTGTTGGCAAGTGTATGGTTGTTAACGCAGATAAGCTTCCTACAATCATGCGCAACTGCATCTACATGAATTTTAATGATACAACATACGTCTGCTATGACCTCAGTGATGGTAGGAAAACATACATCACCAACCCCCGGCTGCCTGCAGATGGTCCTCGAGCTGAAAGTGATATCATTCATGAAAGCCCTTTGAGCCTTGCTCAGGTTCTCCTCACTCCGCATCCAAGAGTTAAAGCTCAACTAGATCGTATCCAGCAAATCTAATGTGTACGCCCTTAGTATTTCACGACTTGCTCAACTTCAAATGTCATGCTGTGACCTGCATGGAAAGAGACTGAAACTGAATTCCCTCACTggtagtttactttcttgctggactgaactgcagaatgccaagATTGGTTTCTTGCTGGGCACAAGTTGCTGCAGCATCATGCCGCTCATGCTCTAAGCAGGAGCTACAGCTGGGTTGATCCTTACACATTTGCACCTGGAGAGTTGCTGAAGACTTGGCGGCATTCTGTCTGGTTTGTCTCTTCATCCATCAGTGTAGTTCCAGTCAGTCATGTGCCCCAGTAGTAGCAGCTTTGTAATGTATCTGGTGTTGTTTCTGTTGAGTAGCTGTAAGTGTAGTTTTTGGACCCAGTTATGTTATTAACCCTGGCTGATCTGGTGCTTGTTTGTACTGATCTGATTTTACTAAGGAAATCGGTAGCTCTGATTCCTAATCTAAAAACTAGTTTTCTTTGTGACATTACTCACACTTTCTTACATGTACTCTCTAGGCTGTAAAGTCTGCAACTAAATTTCAAACAACTGTGTGAGTATGAGAACGGCACGTTGATTATGAGCTTCACCAGTCTCTCTTAACTGATCAAGGTAAGGTAAGCTTACTAAATCTCTAAGTTAGCATTCTTTTCCCTTTGCCTGATTCCCTCGAACATATATTTGCTCGGTCACATCTTGGCTGTGGACAAAAATGTATCCCTAACGTTGCTAAAACTACTAAGTGGCCAATCATTTTTTAAACTTGATTTAACGAGTCACATGGTTAATTTATACTTATGTTGGACTACCAAGCCATCATCTTACCTTGGTGGGAAGATGAGCTAAGGTTTGAGCTCAAT
The Aegilops tauschii subsp. strangulata cultivar AL8/78 chromosome 3, Aet v6.0, whole genome shotgun sequence genome window above contains:
- the LOC123497463 gene encoding uncharacterized protein produces the protein MEQEVAGGSITAEWASLQRDLVQLVADCVLSTSGVDGYVAMRAVCPSWRSAVAKPSPHAAVADPRFRPRQWVVLHGADDEQGRPLFLDVSTGRFRRLRRPVLGDYILVGASDGLLVLGDRERPHAARLLNPLTGDMLPFAAPIPPEDWVNTAIVGSEPTIIFAFEPEQSEYQDIPAYCSLQQGSDAVYSADPTGQLRAVKFHDAAYDKENLLYLQSMVTHAGNVYVLICGGTLCKVV